A window from Triplophysa dalaica isolate WHDGS20190420 chromosome 3, ASM1584641v1, whole genome shotgun sequence encodes these proteins:
- the LOC130417722 gene encoding tripartite motif-containing protein 16-like protein, giving the protein MAEASISWVQDQFSCSICLDLLKDPVTINCGHSYCISCITNYWNQDDQKRVYSCPQCRKTFTPRPALGKNVILAEMVEKLKKTKLHIGRAASSYAGPGDVECDVCTERKHIAVKSCLVCLESYCETHLKQHEAFRTERQHKVTEPTGRLQMICSQHDRLLEVFCRTDQKCICLLCTMDEHKNHDTVSAAAERTEKQRLLEDNQRKHQQRIEEKEKELQDLREAVKTHKCSAQTAVEDTERILTELIRSIERRRSEVIQLIRDQEKTAVSRAEGLLKELEQEIEDLRRRHDEMEQQLRTKDQIRFLQTFKSLSASPGSTDKIIFSSLLSFDDVGKSVTELKEKLDDFCKEEIEKISGKVSYVEIVPINEPKTRSELLQYFHRFSLDPNTVHEKICLSAEDSVATCIRTVQQYPDHPDRFNHIEQVLCRESVCGRCYWEIEWSGDSVDIAVSYKSIRRKGDEDEGDGEEDESAFGGNDQSWSLECSPSECSFWHNNMETKLPAVSRSSRIGVYVDHSAGILSFYSISDTMTLIHRVHTTFTKPLYPGFCLDETSTVKRHDLTK; this is encoded by the exons ATGGCGGAAGCAAGTATTTCATGGGTTCAGGATCAGTTCAGCTGTTCAATATGTctggatctactgaaggatccagtgACTATTAACTGTGGACACAGCTACTGCATAAGTTGTATCACAAACTACTGGAATCAGGATGATCAGAAGAGAGTTTATAGCTGCCCTCAGTGCAGAAAGACCTTCACTCCAAGACCCGCTTTGGGGAAGAATGTGATTCTTGCTGAGATGGTGGAGAagctgaagaaaacaaaacttcacATTGGTCGAGCAGCTTCAAGTTATGCTGGACCCGGGGATGTGGAGTGCGACGTCTGTACTGAGAGAAAACACATTGCTGTCAAGTCATGTCTGGTGTGTCTTGAATCTTACTGTGAAACtcatttgaaacaacatgaagctTTTCGCACAGAAAGGCAACACAAAGTAACTGAACCCACTGGACGACTTCAGATGATCTGCTCGCAGCATGACAGATTGCTGGAGGTTTTCTGTCGCACCGatcagaaatgtatttgtttgctGTGTACGATGGATGAGCATAAAAACCACGACACTGTATCAGCTGCAGCAGAGAGAACAGAGAAACAG AGACTATTGGAGGACAATCAGAGAAAGCACCAGCAGAGGATcgaggagaaagagaaggagCTTCAGGATCTCAGAGAGGCTGTGAAGACACACAAG TGCTCTGCACAGACAGCCGTGGAGGACACTGAGAGGATCTTAACTGAACTGATCCGCTCCATTGAGAGAAGACGCTCTGAGGTGATAcagctgatcagagatcaggaaAAGACTGCAGTGAGTCGAGCTGAAGGACTCTTGAAGGAACTGGAGCAGGAGATTGAAGATCTGAGGAGGAGACATGATGAGATGGAGCAACAGTTGCGAACAAAAGATCAAATCCGTTTTCTCCAG ACATTCAAGTCCCTCTCTGCCTCACCTGGATCTACAGACAAAAtaatcttcagttctctcctTTCTTTTGATGATGTGGGGAAATCGGTCACTGAATTGAAAGAAAAGCTGGATGATTTCTGTAAAGAAGAGATTGAAAAGATATCTGGCAAAG tttCATACGTTGAAATTGTTCCCATCAATGAACCCAAGACCAGATCGGAGCTCCTACAAT attTCCATCGGTTCTCTCTGGATCCAAATACAGTACATGAgaaaatctgtctgtctgcggAGGACAGTGTGGCTACCTGCATAAGAACAGTCCAGCagtatcctgatcatccagacagatttaaTCACATTGAgcaggtgttgtgtagagagagtgtgtgcgGACGTTGTTACTGGGAGATTGAGTGGAGTGGAGATTCGGTGGATATAGCAGTGTCATATAAGAGCATCAGAAGGAAGGGAGATGAAGATGAGGGTGATGGCGAAGAAGATGAGTCTGCATTTGGAGGTAATGATCAGTCCTGGAGTTTGGAGTGTTCTCCCTCTGAATGTTCATTCTGGCACAATAACATGGAGACTAAACTCCCAGCAGTGTCCAGATCTTCTAGAATAGGAGTGTATGTGGATCACAGTGCAGGAattctgtccttctacagcATTTCTGACACAATGACCCTCATCCACAGAGTCCACACCACATTCACTAAACCTCTCTATCCTGGATTTTGTTTAGATGAGACCTCAACAGTGAAACGGCATGATTTAACTAAATGA